One Ictalurus furcatus strain D&B chromosome 24, Billie_1.0, whole genome shotgun sequence DNA segment encodes these proteins:
- the arl4ab gene encoding ADP-ribosylation factor-like 4ab, which translates to MGNGLSEPHSIFPGLPSFQALHIVILGLDCAGKTTVLYRLRFNEFVNTVPTKGFNTEKIKLVLGTKSRTAAFHFWDVGGQEKLRPLWRSYTRCADGLVFVVDSVDTERMEEAKTELHKITRLQENQGVPVLVLANKQDLRSALPLGELERLLALNELGSHTPWHLQPACAIIGEGLQEGLERLHGMISKRRKMMRQQKKKR; encoded by the coding sequence ATGGGGAACGGTTTATCGGAGCCCCACAGCATCTTCCCGGGACTGCCATCGTTCCAGGCCTTGCATATTGTCATTCTCGGACTGGACTGTGCCGGCAAGACTACAGTGTTGTACAGGCTGCGCTTCAATGAGTTCGTGAACACGGTCCCAACTAAAGGCTTCAACACCGAGAAGATCAAATTGGTTCTGGGCACTAAAAGTCGGACGGCAGCGTTCCACTTTTGGGATGTAGGCGGTCAGGAGAAGCTGCGGCCGCTGTGGCGCTCATACACACGCTGTGCCGATGGCCTTGTGTTTGTGGTGGACTCCGTGGACACTGAGCGCATGGAGGAGGCCAAAACAGAGCTGCACAAGATCACAAGGCTGCAGGAGAACCAGGGCGTTCCTGTGCTTGTGCTGGCCAACAAGCAGGACCTGCGTAGTGCGCTACCGCTGGGTGAACTGGAGAGGCTGTTGGCGCTCAATGAACTCGGTTCCCACACGCCTTGGCATCTCCAGCCGGCTTGTGCCATCATTGGAGAGGGCCTACAGGAGGGTCTGGAGCGTCTGCACGGCATGATCAGCAAGCGGAGGAAGATGATGAGGCAGCAAAAGAAGAAGAGATGA